A part of Thermus oshimai DSM 12092 genomic DNA contains:
- a CDS encoding ABC transporter ATP-binding protein has product MEKALVLKDITKRFPLVLANDRISLDLHWGEVLALVGENGAGKSTLMKIVYGLQPPDRGEMWVDGRPYRPKSPMDAIRAGIGMVHQHFMLVEPFTVLENLVLGLEPGSPLHLDLDAARRKAQALMDRLGFQVPLDERVENLPVGVQQRVEILKALYREARILILDEPTAVLTPQEAEELFRFLRAYVAQGNAAIFISHKLKEVLEVSDRITVIRDGRVVGTVPKEGTTLEALARMMVGREVVLRVEKAPAHPGETVLEVEGLAAPPRLKGVSFGVRAGEIVGVAGVEGNGQTELVEALAGLRPHQGVVRFLGQPLPPSARKVRALGVSHIPEDRLARGLVLDFSVKENAILGDQQERPFRGFLGFLDDGAMEAHARRLVESFDVRPRSTALSARRFSGGNQQKIVVGRELLRGPKLLIAAQPTRGVDVGAIEFIHRALVEARDRGLAVLLVSADLNEILALSDRILVMYEGRVVGEVAPEEATEARLGLLMAGVTP; this is encoded by the coding sequence GTGGAGAAGGCCCTGGTCCTTAAGGACATCACCAAGCGCTTTCCCCTGGTCCTGGCCAACGACCGCATCAGCCTGGACCTCCACTGGGGGGAGGTCCTGGCCCTGGTGGGGGAAAACGGGGCGGGGAAGTCCACCCTGATGAAGATCGTCTACGGCCTCCAGCCCCCAGACCGCGGGGAGATGTGGGTGGACGGGAGGCCCTACCGGCCCAAAAGCCCCATGGACGCCATCCGGGCGGGGATCGGCATGGTCCACCAGCACTTCATGCTGGTGGAGCCCTTTACCGTGCTGGAGAACCTGGTCCTGGGCCTCGAGCCCGGAAGCCCCCTCCACCTGGACCTGGACGCGGCCCGCAGGAAGGCCCAGGCCCTTATGGACCGGCTGGGCTTCCAGGTGCCCTTGGACGAGCGGGTGGAGAACCTCCCCGTGGGGGTGCAGCAGCGGGTGGAGATCCTGAAGGCCCTTTACCGCGAGGCCCGGATCCTCATCCTGGACGAGCCCACCGCGGTCTTAACCCCCCAGGAGGCGGAGGAGCTTTTCCGCTTCCTAAGGGCCTACGTGGCCCAGGGGAACGCGGCCATCTTCATCAGCCACAAGCTCAAGGAGGTGCTGGAGGTCTCCGACCGCATCACGGTCATCCGGGACGGGCGGGTGGTGGGCACGGTGCCCAAGGAGGGGACCACCCTCGAGGCCCTGGCCCGGATGATGGTGGGCCGGGAGGTGGTCCTAAGGGTGGAAAAGGCCCCCGCCCACCCTGGGGAGACCGTCTTGGAGGTGGAGGGCCTCGCCGCCCCCCCGCGCCTTAAGGGGGTGAGCTTTGGGGTGCGGGCCGGGGAGATCGTGGGGGTGGCGGGGGTGGAGGGGAACGGGCAGACGGAGCTGGTGGAGGCCCTCGCCGGCCTCCGGCCCCACCAGGGGGTGGTGCGCTTCCTGGGCCAGCCCCTTCCCCCCTCCGCCCGCAAGGTGCGGGCCCTAGGGGTGAGCCACATCCCCGAAGACCGCCTGGCCCGGGGCCTGGTCCTGGACTTCTCCGTGAAGGAAAACGCCATCCTGGGGGACCAGCAGGAGAGGCCCTTCCGGGGCTTCCTGGGCTTCCTGGACGACGGGGCCATGGAGGCCCACGCCCGGAGGCTGGTGGAAAGCTTTGACGTGCGGCCCCGCTCCACGGCCCTTTCCGCCCGGCGCTTCTCCGGGGGCAACCAGCAGAAGATCGTGGTGGGGCGGGAGCTCCTCCGGGGCCCCAAGCTCCTCATCGCCGCCCAGCCCACCCGGGGGGTGGACGTGGGGGCCATTGAGTTCATCCACCGGGCCCTGGTGGAGGCCCGGGACCGGGGCCTGGCGGTCCTTTTGGTCTCCGCGGACCTGAACGAGATCCTGGCCCTTTCCGACCGCATCCTGGTCATGTACGAGGGGCGGGTGGTGGGGGAGGTGGCCCCCGAGGAGGCCACGGAAGCGCGCCTGGGCCTCCTCATGGCCGGGGTCACTCCCTGA
- a CDS encoding BMP family lipoprotein has translation MKRILALSAVLALSLGLAQVRVGIAFDAGGKFDRSFNQSAWEGAQKAAKDFGVRLFDFEPADPSQVGQGIRTFAQEGFDLVIGVGFANEPAITATAKEFPKVNFAVIDAVPGEGKLPNAVGLVFREHEGSFLVGYIAGKMTRTGVVGFIGGMDIPLIHKFEAGFRAGAEYAFKEDKIQGRVLVQYVGNTPAAWNDPAKAKEIAAAQARQGADIIYAAAGGSGLGLIDYVKQTKCLKEGGNVRFVRKADPYAKVPKYADYTRSCGTDGTKATPLFFIGVDANQNYLGDTDNNPATLNHGLTSMLKRVDVATYEVIKSVVQKSFKGGVREFGLSNNGVGYALDEYNKALLPQALVTKLETLKRQIIAGQIKVPESR, from the coding sequence ATGAAGAGGATTCTGGCTCTAAGCGCGGTTCTGGCCCTCAGCCTGGGGCTCGCCCAGGTGCGCGTGGGCATCGCCTTTGACGCGGGCGGCAAGTTTGACCGCTCCTTCAACCAGTCCGCCTGGGAAGGGGCGCAGAAGGCCGCCAAGGACTTCGGGGTGCGGCTCTTTGACTTCGAGCCCGCGGACCCCTCCCAGGTGGGCCAGGGCATCCGCACCTTCGCCCAGGAGGGCTTTGACCTGGTCATCGGCGTGGGCTTCGCCAACGAGCCCGCCATCACCGCCACCGCCAAGGAGTTCCCCAAGGTGAACTTCGCGGTGATCGACGCGGTGCCCGGGGAAGGGAAGCTTCCTAACGCGGTGGGCCTCGTCTTCCGCGAGCACGAGGGGAGCTTCCTGGTGGGCTACATCGCCGGGAAGATGACCCGCACCGGGGTGGTGGGCTTCATCGGCGGGATGGACATCCCCCTCATCCACAAGTTTGAGGCCGGCTTCCGGGCCGGGGCGGAGTACGCCTTCAAGGAGGACAAGATCCAGGGCCGGGTCCTGGTCCAGTACGTGGGCAACACCCCCGCCGCCTGGAACGACCCCGCCAAGGCCAAGGAGATCGCCGCCGCCCAGGCCCGCCAGGGGGCGGACATCATCTACGCCGCCGCCGGGGGGTCCGGCCTCGGGCTCATCGACTACGTGAAGCAGACCAAGTGCCTCAAGGAAGGGGGCAACGTGCGCTTCGTGCGCAAGGCCGACCCCTACGCCAAGGTGCCCAAGTACGCGGACTACACCCGGAGCTGCGGCACGGACGGCACCAAGGCCACCCCCCTCTTCTTCATCGGCGTGGACGCCAACCAGAACTACCTGGGGGACACGGACAACAACCCCGCCACCCTGAACCACGGCCTCACCTCCATGCTGAAGCGGGTGGACGTGGCCACCTACGAGGTCATCAAGAGCGTGGTGCAGAAGAGCTTCAAGGGCGGGGTGCGGGAGTTTGGCCTCAGCAACAACGGGGTGGGCTACGCCCTGGACGAGTACAACAAGGCCCTCCTGCCCCAGGCCCTGGTGACCAAGCTGGAGACCCTGAAGCGGCAGATCATCGCCGGGCAGATCAAGGTGCCCGAAAGCCGCTAA